From a region of the Zingiber officinale cultivar Zhangliang chromosome 4B, Zo_v1.1, whole genome shotgun sequence genome:
- the LOC121975660 gene encoding protein RADIALIS-like 3, whose protein sequence is MASSSVNSPWTSKDNKMFEKALALYDRDTPDRWHKIARAMGGKTADEVKRHYELLVEDVMRIEAGQMPYANYFSNRKG, encoded by the exons ATGGCATCAAGCTCGGTTAACTCGCCGTGGACCTCAAAGGATAACAAGATGTTCGAGAAGGCATTGGCATTGTACGACAGAGACACGCCGGACCGATGGCACAAGATTGCCCGTGCCATGGGTGGGAAGACGGCGGATGAAGTGAAGCGCCACTACGAACTGCTTGTCGAGGACGTCATGCGTATCGAGGCAGGGCAAATGCCTTACGCAAATTACTTCTCCAACCGCAAAG GTTGA
- the LOC121975658 gene encoding uncharacterized protein LOC121975658, which yields MANKEMEKLFDATVNKGKDCSLAMNSAVGSLVQFQKNIQNSLKGHLRKLMNDKQKIGARSSLVLVENESPSALEANFKKQLEAWKENSFWVDQAPEIKVSVPKGSLCNLNVKFNVGLPPDAIFNIVTDPDNKRVFKNIKEVISRKVLLDEGIRQVVEVEQAAIWRFLWWSGTITVHAIVDQNRKDHTVKFKQGKSGFMKQFEGCWKVEPLFVDEQMCQPFKPTTWNDYDSCTQGKGRVGSVVTLDQLIQPALVPPPPISWYLRGITTRTTEMLVNDLLAETARLRCAVSIEEVKGNLEGSVHDKMLDSADAFINIKQRWQVGRKQNRRRNRRLLLTH from the exons ATGGCTAATAAGGAAATGGAGAAGCTTTTTGATGCTACTGTGAACAAAGGGAAAGATTGCAGCTTGGCAATGAATTCAGCAGTGGGTTCACTTGTGCAATTCCAGAAGAACATTCAGAATTCTTTGAAG gGGCATTTGAGGAAACTGATGAACGATAAACAGAAAATTGGTGCTAGAAGTTCTCTGGTATTGGTTGAAAATGAATCACCAAGTGCTTTGGAGGCCAACTTTAAGAAGCAGCTCGAAGCCTGGAAAGAGAATTCATTCTGGGTTGATCAGGCGCCAGAGATTAag GTTTCTGTACCTAAAGGATCTCTTTGTAACTTGAATGTCAAATTCAATGTTGGATTGCCCCCGGATGCCATATTCAATATTGTGACTGACCCTGATAACAAAAGGGTGTTCAAAAACATTAAG GAGGTGATATCAAGAAAGGTGCTACTTGATGAGGGCATAAGGCAAGTTGTTGAGGTGGAGCAAGCAGCTATATGGCGGTTTCTTTGGTGGTCTGGGACTATAACAGTCCATGCCATAGTTGATCAAAATCGGAAAGATCATACG GTAAAGTTCAAGCAAGGAAAATCCGGATTCATGAAACAATTCGAGGGTTGTTGGAAAGTAGAACCTTTATTTGTCGATGAACAAATGTGCCAACCATTCAAGCCAACAACATGGAACGATTATGACTCATGCACACAGGGGAAGGGAAGAGTTGGATCCGTTGTGACATTAGACCAACTGATCCAGCCAGCTCTCGTGCCTCCACCACCGATCTCATGGTATCTGAGGGGGATAACTACTAGAACCACTGAGATGCTTGTGAATGATCTTTTAGCAGAGACTGCTCGATTGAGGTGCGCAGTTAGTATTGAAGAAGTTAAAGGGAATCTCGAGGGAAGTGTGCATGATAAAATGCTTGATTCAGCTGATGCATTCATCAATATAAAGCAGAGATGGCAAGTTGGAAGAAAGCAAAATCGACGGCGAAATAGAAGGCTCTTGTTGACTCATTAA
- the LOC121975657 gene encoding pentatricopeptide repeat-containing protein At4g21065-like encodes MRLEWPALLSLKHASQLHAQLIVAGSLSHSQSTTCLLKCLTEVSSAPHSYALSFFSRIPDPSTFQWNTIIRACSSHHFPRESLNLFRKMRQKSAVPDAYTFQFMFKSCSLAGSALEGQMVHALFVKHFPDCDAFVANSLVYMYVQLDCIDDAVTVFRSIDMKDVVSWTTIIGGLVKSRFVDDARKLFNEMPVRNVVSWTSLIAGYAKDGRASEAVGVFKEMMSENVEPDTVAMVAVLSACAQLRDLKLGKWLHQIVIDKRIGVSSNLAVALINMYAKGGSIKSARQIFDSMNNKIAPAWNAIIDGYCKIGDIDIARSLFEKMNAPDIITFNSMVTGYIHGARLKEALQLFSKLRAFGLQPDKFTVVSLLTACASLGALSQGKILHAHIEECFVKQDVYLGTSLLDMYTKCGKVDQAMLVFGRMVERDAQTWTVIISGLAINGMGKLALEHFRLMKAEGLRPNAVAYVSVLTACSHSGLLDEGRKFFNEMSSLYNIEPEIEHYGCMVDLLGRCGHLQEAIGLIESMPMEPNAVIWGSMLSSCRLYKNTDLAEKAAKNLLELEPHEDAAYVQLYNVYVDNKRWDDANRIRRLMDDRGVKKTAGYSSITIGGQVHKFIAGDQRHPEIMEIQAVMAEMTKRLKSAGYSPIVEQVKVEMDEEDKEQALFAHSEKMAIAFGIMKLPSNLPIHILKNLRVCEDCHSAIKLISKLWSRDVVVRDRSRFHHFRNGNCSCNSFW; translated from the coding sequence ATGCGTTTGGAATGGCCGGCTCTTTTGTCTCTGAAGCACGCTTCGCAGCTCCACGCCCAGCTAATCGTCGCCGGATCGCTCTCCCACTCCCAGTCCACCACTTGTTTGCTGAAATGCCTCACAGAAGTCTCCTCCGCCCCGCACTCCTACGCTCTCAGCTTCTTTTCCCGAATTCCGGATCCCTCCACCTTTCAGTGGAACACCATCATCCGGGCCTGTTCTTCCCATCATTTCCCCCGAGAATCCCTCAATTTGTTCCGTAAAATGCGTCAGAAGAGTGCGGTGCCTGATGCCTACACATTTCAGTTCATGTTCAAGTCCTGCAGCCTTGCAGGCTCGGCCTTGGAAGGGCAAATGGTGCATGCTCTGTTCGTCAAGCATTTTCCTGACTGCGATGCGTTTGTAGCGAATTCTTTGGTGTATATGTATGTACAACTTGACTGCATTGACGATGCCGTGACAGTGTTTAGATCGATCGACATGAAAGATGTTGTATCCTGGACGACGATAATTGGGGGACTTGTGAAATCTCGGTTTGTGGATGATGCTCGGAAGCTGTTCAATGAAATGCCTGTGAGAAATGTGGTTTCTTGGACGAGTTTGATAGCCGGCTATGCTAAAGACGGAAGGGCTTCAGAGGCTGTTGGGGTGTTCAAAGAGATGATGTCTGAGAATGTCGAGCCAGATACCGTTGCAATGGTTGCAGTCCTATCGGCATGCGCACAGTTGCGGGATCTAAAATTGGGCAAATGGCTTCATCAGATTGTCATCGATAAGAGAATTGGTGTGAGCAGCAATCTTGCTGTTGCACTAATCAATATGTATGCAAAAGGTGGAAGCATCAAGTCCGCTCGTCAGATCTTCGACTCAATGAACAACAAGATTGCACCAGCATGGAATGCCATCATTGATGGGTACTGTAAGATTGGCGATATCGACATAGCTCGATCCTTATTTGAGAAAATGAATGCTCCTGATATCATCACATTTAACTCAATGGTCACCGGATACATACATGGAGCTAGACTTAAGGAAGCATTGCAGTTATTTTCAAAGTTACGAGCATTTGGCTTGCAACCTGATAAGTTCACAGTAGTCAGCTTGCTCACAGCTTGTGCTAGTTTAGGTGCACTAAGCCAAGGCAAGATCTTGCATGCTCACATCGAAGAGTGTTTCGTAAAGCAGGATGTGTATCTTGGGACTTCATTACTGGACATGTATACAAAATGTGGAAAGGTTGATCAAGCCATGCTAGTTTTCGGTAGGATGGTGGAGAGGGACGCACAGACTTGGACCGTTATCATCTCAGGCCTTGCGATCAACGGAATGGGGAAACTTGCACTTGAGCATTTCAGGTTAATGAAGGCTGAGGGTTTGCGACCGAATGCAGTAGCCTATGTCAGTGTTCTGACTGCGTGCAGTCATTCAGGTCTATTAGACGAGGGGCGGAAGTTTTTCAATGAGATGAGTAGTTTATACAACATAGAGCCTGAGATTGAGCACTACGGCTGCATGGTAGATCTACTTGGTCGTTGTGGACATCTGCAAGAGGCGATTGGGCTTATCGAAAGCATGCCCATGGAACCAAATGCCGTTATCTGGGGCTCCATGTTAAGCTCTTGCAGACTGTACAAGAACACCGATTTAGCAGAGAAGGCGGCAAAGAATCTTTTGGAATTGGAGCCACACGAGGATGCCGCCTATGTTCAGCTGTACAATGTGTATGTAGATAACAAAAGATGGGATGATGCCAACAGGATCCGAAGGTTGATGGATGATAGAGGAGTTAAAAAGACTGCAGGTTATAGCTCAATTACAATTGGAGGACAGGTACACAAGTTTATTGCCGGTGATCAGCGGCACCCAGAAATCATGGAGATTCAAGCAGTGATGGCTGAAATGACAAAGAGATTGAAGTCGGCAGGTTATTCACCAATCGTCGAACAGGTAAAAGTGGAAATGGACGAAGAGGACAAGGAACAGGCATTGTTTGCACATAGTGAGAAGATGGCAATCGCGTTTGGGATCATGAAACTACCATCCAATCTGCCAATTCACATTCTGAAAAACCTGAGGGTCTGCGAGGATTGCCATTCTGCAATCAAGTTGATATCGAAGCTCTGGAGTCGGGATGTCGTGGTCAGAGATCGAAGTCGTTTCCATCATTTTCGCAATGGCAATTGCTCGTGCAATAGCTTCTGGTGA
- the LOC121975659 gene encoding 1,2-dihydroxy-3-keto-5-methylthiopentene dioxygenase 2-like, which produces MKRSMETPPCSQDVKEEIVEAWYMNDSEKEDYRLPRHCEPKEFVSLEKLQELGVLTWSVHGDDYENEEDVKQIRESEGYSHSFMVDIHPERMPNFELMVKRFFLEHLHPHPEISYCIQGTGYHDVRDENDRWIRIAVKEGVMILLPAGIYHRFTLDTNNYLKAVLFSAGPPAEFSTYEGPCEDLPARKLYVEAFHKAMRR; this is translated from the exons atGAAGAGATCTATGGAGACTCCACCTTGCTCCCAA GATGTCAAGGAGGAGATTGTGGAAGCATGGTACATGAATGACAGTGAGAAGGAAGATTACAGATTGCCTAGACACTGTGAGCCAAAGGAATTTGTTTCTTTGGAAAAACTTCAAG AGCTTGGAGTTTTGACTTGGAGTGTCCATGGCGATGACTATGAGAATGAAGAAGATGTGAAGCAAATTCGTGAATCGGAAGGCTACTCCCACAGT TTCATGGTAGATATACATCCAGAGAGGATGCCAAACTTTGAGCTGATGGTGAAGAGATTCTTTTTGGAGCACCTCCACCCTCACCCTGAGATTTCTTATTGTATCCAAGGCACTG GGTATCATGATGTGAGGGATGAAAATGATCGATGGATTCGGATAGCAGTGAAGGAAGGGGTCATGATCTTGTTGCCCGCTGGAATTTATCATCGTTTTACCCTCGACACTAACAACTACTTGAAG GCTGTACTCTTCAGCGCTGGTCCACCAGCTGAGTTCAGCACCTATGAAGGTCCCTGTGAAGACCTTCCTGCAAG GAAGCTGTATGTAGAGGCATTTCACAAGGCAATGCGAAGGTAG